Proteins from one Pseudomonas bijieensis genomic window:
- a CDS encoding DUF2934 domain-containing protein, with product MSTDDKRIREFAYQIWESEGKPSGQEKRHWEMARKLAEAEALAPSKPPKAASKSTASKADGAKPPVATKSTAAKSAPKSATPKAKPATKPVATTEAQKPADKKPRAARKPPAV from the coding sequence ATGAGTACCGACGATAAACGCATCCGCGAATTCGCCTATCAGATCTGGGAGTCCGAGGGTAAGCCCAGCGGGCAGGAAAAACGCCACTGGGAGATGGCGCGCAAACTCGCCGAAGCCGAAGCCCTGGCGCCCAGCAAGCCTCCCAAGGCGGCGAGCAAGTCAACGGCCAGCAAAGCGGATGGCGCCAAGCCCCCCGTGGCGACCAAGAGCACCGCTGCCAAGAGCGCTCCAAAAAGCGCGACCCCCAAGGCCAAGCCGGCGACCAAACCGGTCGCGACCACCGAGGCGCAAAAGCCTGCGGATAAAAAGCCCCGGGCGGCGCGCAAACCACCAGCGGTTTGA